One Phycisphaera mikurensis NBRC 102666 DNA window includes the following coding sequences:
- a CDS encoding Gfo/Idh/MocA family protein: protein MNHTGTIRAGVVGAGVFGSHHARTLALAGGVALAGLNDEDRGRAEALAASGAAGSPRVFTRLEDLLDAVDAVVVATPAPTHAAIAAAALRRGVHTLVEKPLATTLPEADLLIGLAEENDRVLQVGHQESFVARALGLPEHGPPRRFRAIRHAVHCGRGTEVSVVMDLMIHDLHLAVMLAGVEPDEADAAEVACEVRAASEGRPDRVEACFTLGDTRCKLSASRVEARPIRRLELAYAQQKLDVDLARREVSRAVGAAAGREAARDADSSGLADPLSRGAAAFLRAIRGEGPPGVSGREGRAALRLALQVERAAEVAA from the coding sequence ATGAACCACACCGGGACCATCCGTGCGGGTGTGGTGGGGGCCGGCGTCTTCGGGAGCCACCACGCCCGCACGCTCGCGCTGGCGGGAGGCGTGGCACTGGCGGGGCTCAACGACGAAGACCGCGGGCGTGCGGAGGCGCTGGCCGCCTCCGGTGCGGCGGGATCGCCGCGGGTGTTCACCCGGCTGGAGGACTTGCTGGACGCGGTGGACGCGGTGGTCGTCGCAACCCCGGCGCCGACGCACGCGGCGATCGCGGCGGCGGCGCTCAGACGCGGCGTCCACACGCTGGTCGAGAAGCCGCTGGCGACCACTCTCCCGGAGGCGGACCTGTTGATCGGGCTCGCGGAGGAGAACGATCGGGTGCTGCAAGTCGGCCACCAGGAGAGTTTCGTGGCTCGGGCGTTGGGGCTGCCCGAGCACGGGCCGCCGCGGCGCTTCCGGGCGATCCGGCACGCCGTCCACTGCGGCCGGGGGACCGAGGTCTCGGTGGTGATGGACCTCATGATCCACGACCTCCACCTCGCCGTGATGCTCGCGGGCGTCGAACCCGACGAGGCGGACGCCGCGGAGGTCGCGTGCGAGGTGCGGGCCGCGAGCGAGGGGCGGCCGGACCGGGTGGAGGCGTGCTTCACGCTCGGGGACACGCGGTGCAAGCTGTCCGCCTCCCGCGTGGAGGCCCGGCCGATCCGACGCCTGGAGCTCGCGTACGCGCAGCAGAAGCTCGACGTCGACCTCGCGAGACGGGAGGTGTCACGAGCCGTCGGCGCGGCGGCCGGGAGGGAAGCCGCCCGTGACGCGGACTCAAGCGGGCTCGCCGACCCGCTGTCCCGCGGCGCGGCGGCGTTCCTGCGGGCGATCCGCGGCGAGGGGCCGCCGGGGGTGAGCGGCCGCGAGGGCCGGGCGGCGTTGCGGCTGGCGCTCCAGGTGGAGCGCGCGGCGGAGGTGGCCGCGTGA
- a CDS encoding DegT/DnrJ/EryC1/StrS family aminotransferase: MLAPRAAIDAHREEAAPPILFNDLATQQARIRERVERRLREVLDHGRYIDGPEIEELEARLASAVGVSHCIACSSGTDALLMALLACGLRPGDAVMVPAFTYNATANAVVLAGGVPAFVDVDPASFMMDSADLAERVRAARSRGLRPRVVLAVDLFGAPADYAALREVCQAEGLTLYADAAQSFGGELAGRRVGSLAAATATSFYPGKALGGYGDGGALFTDDPGFAAACRSVRWHGTDEQRVESVRVGINGRMSSFQAAVLLEKEAIFWDEREARRRVAAVYDERLAGLAEPQAVPPGARSGCGYHTVAVDHRDRVAERMAAEGVPTAVYYRVPLHRMAAFAAYASGEAHPAAESVAGRVLSLPMHAYLTDAQAHRVCDALERSLGR, translated from the coding sequence ATGCTCGCTCCGCGAGCCGCCATCGACGCCCATCGGGAGGAGGCAGCGCCGCCGATCCTCTTCAACGACCTGGCGACCCAGCAGGCGCGGATCCGCGAGCGCGTGGAGCGGCGGCTGCGGGAGGTGCTCGACCACGGCCGCTACATCGACGGCCCCGAGATCGAGGAGCTGGAGGCGCGGCTCGCGTCCGCCGTGGGCGTGAGCCACTGCATCGCCTGCTCCTCGGGCACCGACGCCCTCTTGATGGCGCTGCTCGCGTGCGGCCTCCGCCCCGGCGACGCGGTGATGGTGCCCGCCTTCACTTACAACGCGACGGCCAACGCGGTGGTGCTCGCCGGCGGCGTGCCGGCCTTCGTCGACGTGGACCCGGCAAGCTTCATGATGGACTCCGCCGACCTCGCCGAGCGGGTGCGGGCGGCGAGATCCCGCGGCCTGCGGCCCCGGGTCGTGCTCGCGGTGGACCTCTTCGGGGCGCCCGCGGATTACGCGGCCCTGCGAGAGGTCTGCCAAGCGGAGGGGCTGACGCTCTACGCCGACGCGGCGCAGAGCTTCGGCGGCGAGCTGGCCGGCCGCCGCGTCGGCTCCCTCGCCGCCGCGACCGCCACCTCCTTCTACCCCGGCAAGGCGCTGGGCGGCTACGGCGACGGCGGCGCCCTCTTCACCGACGATCCCGGCTTCGCCGCCGCCTGCCGCAGCGTCCGCTGGCACGGCACCGACGAGCAGCGCGTAGAGAGCGTCCGCGTCGGCATCAACGGCCGCATGTCCAGCTTCCAGGCCGCCGTGCTGCTGGAGAAGGAGGCGATCTTCTGGGACGAGCGGGAGGCCCGGCGCCGGGTCGCCGCGGTGTACGACGAGCGGCTCGCCGGCCTCGCCGAGCCCCAGGCGGTTCCGCCGGGCGCCCGATCGGGCTGCGGCTACCACACCGTGGCCGTCGACCACCGCGACCGCGTGGCCGAGCGGATGGCCGCCGAGGGAGTTCCCACCGCCGTCTACTACCGCGTGCCGCTGCACCGCATGGCCGCCTTCGCCGCATACGCGTCGGGCGAGGCCCACCCCGCCGCCGAGTCGGTCGCCGGCCGCGTCCTGAGCCTGCCGATGCACGCGTATCTCACCGATGCGCAAGCCCACCGCGTCTGCGACGCCCTCGAGCGATCGCTGGGCCGTTGA